A portion of the Halobacillus ihumii genome contains these proteins:
- a CDS encoding DUF2627 domain-containing protein yields MRIIALLLLVTPGVIAVIGIKLIRDALFNVFHPIFFHVAIQGIVGLLFVVGGVAFIGGFILHRDRKRNLTKGRFKKK; encoded by the coding sequence ATGCGTATCATCGCGTTATTATTATTGGTTACCCCCGGGGTAATTGCCGTGATTGGAATAAAATTAATTCGTGACGCTCTGTTTAATGTTTTTCACCCAATATTTTTTCACGTTGCGATTCAGGGGATTGTAGGATTGCTGTTTGTTGTAGGTGGAGTAGCTTTTATAGGAGGATTTATACTTCACAGAGACCGAAAGCGAAATTTGACAAAAGGACGTTTCAAAAAGAAGTAG